The genomic interval TACAAAACGTACTGCTTTAACGCCGTAAAAAATTCGGCAGCCAAAGTCTATAATTCCGTTTACAAGCTCACAGCCTTCTCCAATTTGCGATTTGCCTTTGGCGTTGGACTTTATCGTGAGGTTTTTAAGTTTATTCGCCCCTTTGATATAAGCATCCGATCCGATCCATACGTCGTTGATGATGTTTGTGTTTTTAATAACCGTGCGGTCCCCAACTTTTCCATAATATCCCGGTTCGGTTTTGTATTCTGTTTCAGTGAATTTGATAAATTGTTCCAGTAGTAGCGAGTCGTCGCGATATTTACTCCACAGCCAGGCATCGCCCGGTTGCATACCATTGAAAGGGATCACTTTCCTTCCTCCGTTCTCATTGCAGATTTCTAGCCAGATCCGCGATGCCTCGTCTTCTCCATCTTTGAGAATGCCATTGCCAAATTTGGCGTTGACACTTGTCTTCATCTCATCTACTTGGACGATTACGACTTCTTTCCCTAGGATATAGTGTGAGATATAATTAACGTGATTGATTGCTACATTATCGCCTAAATCACAGCTGATAATGGTAGAATTGTACAGGCCTACTTCGGCCTTTAGACCGTGGAATTCAAGGTAATAGGGTTCCAATTTCCCAATGCGTATCAGTCCGTAAAATTTGCAATTCTTGACTAATTCAGGATTGAAAGCATCCGATACGAGAATATTATTCCAGTTGTCTGTCGTGTTACCATTTTTAACCAATACTTCGATTTCAAAGGCCGAAAGGTTTCGATAATCAATTCCACTTCTGTTTTGTATATTTCTTAGGTAATATTCGTCTTTTCCTTCGGGAATAAACTCTTTACTGATGAAATCGTATCCTAACCTAGAAAGTGGGATTTTCTTTATATTGTTCATGAGCCTTTTATTACTATTTTACATGCATATCTGTGTCAGGAGTTGAAATTACAAAAACACTATTATTTACCATGATTAATTCGAAAATTTTGTCGGGCATAATTTTTGTTGAGTCGAACTGGAAACCAATTAACATTGATTATGAAAAGCGTGAGAAACCTTCTACCGTTTATATTCGCTTTATTATTTGTCGTTTCATTCGTTTCTTGTGACAAGGATGAAGATAAAATTGAAAAAGACAGAAATACCCTGATTCAGGGAACTTGGTTGTTATACGCAGCCGGTAAGGACGGAAATGGCGACGGACGTATAAGCGATGCCGAAAAAGAATACGCTAGGGACGGGCGTATATTTGAGCTTACACTAAGTGCCGACGGGAAAGGGGCGGTCTATGAAGACTATACCGACGAGGGGGCCGTTACGACGACCTTTAATTGGGAGTGGTCTGGAGACGATGTTATTGTCCTTACCGATACAGAAGGCGAGGAAGAATCGATTCGTATTAATATCTATATGTTAACAGAGACCGAACTGGGTGTCTACGGTGGCCTTGATGAGTTCGATTCTGATACGGTTTTGTTTTTTAATAAAAAGTCGTAATCATTGAGTTCGTGCTATAATGTATAAAACAGATTTTGATAGTGTTGTAGTAGGGTCTGGTCCTAACGGTCTGGCGGCTGCCATCACCTTACAACAACAAGGTAAATCTGTTTTGTTAATTGAAGCAAAGAAGCAGATTGGAGGGGGCTTAAGGAGTGAAGAACTAACCTTGCCTGGTTTTCTACATGATGTTTGCTCTGCTGTACACCCGATGGCGTCTGTTTCTCCCTTTTTAAACAGTCTTCCACTTGCTGATTTCGGTGTTGATTTTATATTTCCGGAAGTATCGGTAGCGCATCCTTTAGACGACGGAAGGGCTGCCGTTCTAACTAAATCACTCGAATATACAGCTTCCGGACTAGGAGCCGACAGTCATGCTTATTTGGATTTGATGAGGCCTATCTTGGAAGCTTGGTCAAAATTGTCTAAAGACATTTTAAGTCCCCTGCTCAAAATACCTTCTCATCCAAGTGCCATGGTTAAGTTTGGCTGGCTCGGACTTTCTTCAGCGCTCAGTTTATCACGTCGTTTTAAGACAACGGAAGCTAAAGCGCTATGGGCTGGGATGGCAGCACATTCAATGCAACCACTTTCTAAGTCTACTACCTCTGCGGTTGGGCTAGTTCTACAAGCTACTGGCCATATTAAAGGATGGCCCATAGTTATTGGTGGCTCTCAGCGAATTGCGGATGCCCTTTCCTCTTATTTTCTTTCTATTGGCGGTAAGATTGAAACGGGCATCTACATAAAATCTTTATCGCAGCTTCCGTCCAGTAAGGTTGTGATGTTTGATGTTACGCCAAAGCAATTACTTGAAATTGCCGGCCATCGGTTTTCTAGCATCTATCAATGGCAATTAAAAAAATTCCGTTACGGAATGGGGATATTCAAAGTAGACTGGGCTTTGGATGCCCCCATACCTTTTATGTCTGCAGATGCCCGGAGAGCGGGAACACTTCATTTGGGGAATACCATTGACGAAATACGAATGAGTGAGCAATCCGCTTATAAAGGACGGCATAGTGAAGCCCCTTTTGTTCTTTTGTCCCAACCTAGTTTGTTCGATTATCGCCGGGCACCGGTGGGTAAACACACTGCTTGGGCATATTGCCATGTGCCGAAAGGCAGTACCGTAGATATGAGGAATGTGATTGAGAAGCAGGTGGAGCGATTCGCACCGGGCTTTAAAGACCGGATTTTAGCAACTCATACCTTTAATACCGAACAGTTGGAAAAATACAATCCGAACTATATAGGAGGTGATATTGGTGGTGGGGTCATGGATATTAGGCAACTATTTAATCGTCCAGCTCTTTTTTCTCCATACCGAACAGGGGTGAAGGGAATTTACATGTGCTCTTCATCAACTCCGCCGGGAGGCGGCGTGCATGGAATGTGTGGTTATCATGCAGCTAGAAGGGCATTAAAAGATGTTTTTGGCATTAATTTAAAATAAAAGGCTGCTGTGGGCTATACAGCGAAAATGATCTCGAAATTTGCGAGCCAATTCCTTTTTATATATTATTGTTGATAAAGTAGGATATGCTTTGAAAATCACACACAGTAAATGAATTTATGAAGAGATTCAATATTAGTCTTGTTTTTATATTTTTTTCTATTTATACAGCCGTAGCTCAATCTATTCCTAAAAAGACGCCTGTTGATTATGTAAATCCGACGATGGGGAATATTAGTCATTTGCTGGTGCCGACATATCCTACTATCCATTTGCCGAATGGAATGTTGCGTGTTTATCCGGAACGGTCCGATTATACTTCTGATCAGATTAAAGGCTTGCCATTGATTATTTCCAGTCATCGTGGACGTTCGGCTTTTAATTTAAGTCCGGTACAAGGCCTGGACGAGAGCGAACTGCAAGCAGTATATCATTTTACTTATGATAATGAAGAGATTCGACCCTATCATTATCAAGTGACGTTAGATGAAAAAAACACCAAAATCGAATTCGCACCTTCAGCACAATCTGCATTTTATGAGATCCGATTTGCCGACGATAAGCCGGCTTATCTTATTTTTAACACGATTGATGGGGATATTAGAATTGAAGGGAATAAGGTTTATGCTTCTCAGAAATTAGCGAACAACACAGTTGTGTATTTATTTGCTGAGACAGATGTTAAGCCAGAGAAAGCGGGGTTTCTAGAGCTAGGAGATGGAATTAATCCGAAACTCGTTGAGAAGAAAGGCGAAAATGTTGCGATGGCTTTTCGATTTGCAGAAGGAATTAAGGATGTGAAATTTCGTTATGGGGTTTCGTTTATTAGTGCCGATCAGGCTGAAAAGAATTTACGGAGAGAAATTCCAGACTTCAACCTTGATGCATTGGTTGCTAAGGGACGGTCAGCATGGAATGAAGCGTTGGGTAAGATTGCTGTAGAAGGCATCAGTGAAGATGATAAAACTGTTTTCTATACGTCGCTTTATCGTTGCTTTGAACGTCCAGTCTCGATTACCGAAGACGGAAGATATTTTAGTGCGTTCGATGGGGAAGTTCATCAAGACGATACCCCGTTCTATACCGATGATTGGATATGGGACACATATCGCGCTACCCACCCGCTAAGGATATTGATAGATCATGAAACAGAGTCGGATATTATCAATTCTTTTTTGAGGATGGCTGAGCAAATGGAAAGCTTTTGGCTGCCGACATTTCCTGAAATAACGGGAGATTCCCGGAGGATGAACTCTAATCATGGTATCGTAACGATTGCGGATGCATGGGCCAAAGGATTACGAAGCTTTGATTTGGAGAAAGCTTATGAAGCATCAAAGAATGCGGTTTTAGAGAAAACGCTTGCGCCATGGTCTGCTGATTCAGCTGGCTGGTTGGATGAATTTTATCACACGAAAGGTTATATTCCGGCATTACACCCGGGCGAGGAAGAAACCGTTCCGGAAGTGCATTCTTTTGAAAAAAGACAGCCGGTTGCTGTAACCTTGGGAACTGCTTACGACGAATGGAGTCTAGCGCAGATTGCGACTATGTTAAATAAGAAGGAGGACGCAGAGTATTTTTCTGAAAAAGCACTTAATTACCGAAATATCTTTAATGCGGAGACCGCGTTCTTTCATCCAAAAGACAAAGATGGAAACTTCATCGAACCTTTTGATTACCGCTATTCAGGCGGACAGGGAGCCCGTGAATTTTATGGGGAAAATAATGCCTGGGTTTATCGATGGGATGTTCCTCACAACGTTGCGGACCTGATTTCCTTAATGGGAGGCAGAGATCAGTTTAATAAGAACCTCGATCAGACATTTCGAGAACCTTTAGGGAAGAGTAAATTTGACTTTTATAGCCAGCTTCCGGATCATACTGGAAATGTTGGTCAATTTTCAATGGCGAACGAACCTAGTTTGCACATACCGTACTTATATACCTATTCAGGGCAACCCTGGATGACTCAAAAGCGAATTCATACGCTCATGGACCAATGGTTTAGAAATGATCTAATGGGAGTTCCAGGTGATGAAGATGGGGGTGGCATGTCTGCCTTTGTTGTTTTTTCGATGATGGGCTTTTATCCGGTAACTCCAGGAATGCCGGTATATACCATTGGGTCTCCATTTTTTGAGAAAGCGACAATTCACCTCAGCAATGGAAATGAATTTGTGGTAGTGGCGAAGAATTATTCTCCAAAAAACAAGTACATTCAATCGGCTTCGCTGAATGGCAGGAAGTTGGACAAGCCATGGTTTGCACATGAAGATCTAGAAAAAGGGGGTGTTTTGGAATTTGTGATGGGGGATACTGCTAATAAACAATGGGGTGCTTCTGAAGAGTCGGCTCCACCGTCATTTCGATATTAAAACAATGTAATTATGAAAATTAATAGAAAAGTCTTTTTAAGGTTATTTGTTCTTTCCCTGGCACTGAGCGCGGGTCTGCAGGTTAATATTGCTGCCACGTATTTTGATGTTAAAGGAGGAGATACAAATGGCGACGGAATTGTTAAGGTGCTGGCCATTGGCAATAGCTTTTCGGACGATGCCGTTGAGCATCATTTATATGGGTTAGCGCGAGCTGGGGGTAAAACGGTGATTATAGGTAATCTTTATATCGGCGGAGCTCCTTTGGAGAAACATTATAATAATGCCCTCTCAGATGCCAAGGCATATAGTTATAGAAAAATTGACACAAATGGAGTAAAGGTTGTCACGAAAAATACGTCTATTTCCCAAGCTTTGGATGATGAAGATTGGGATTATATCAGCTTTCAACAAGTTAGTTCGCTGTCAGGGAAGTTTGAAACGTTTAAAGAACATCTTCCTTTTGTTTTCAGCTATGTAAAGGAACGTGTGAAAAATCCCGATGTAGAGTATTTACTTCATCAGACTTGGGCTTATGAGCAGACCTCAACTCACAAAGGTTTTGCTAATTATGATAATGACCAAATGAAAATGTATGAGGCTATTGTCAGTACCTATGCAAAAGTGAAGGATATGATTGGTGCAGATGCGGTTGTCCCGGCGGGAACAGCAATACAAAATGCACGTACAAGTTCTATTGGTGATCATTTTACACGCGACGGATATCATCTCGATCTCAATATAGGACGGTATACTGCATCTAGCGCATGGTATGAAATCATTTTCGGCGAAAGTGTTATTGGTAATTCTTACCGACCAGAGGCGATGTCTGAAAAGGAAGTGAAAATTGCCCAGAAAGCCGCTCATGCAGCAGTGAAGAAACCAAAGAAAGTGACCAAACTGAAGAGATTGTAAGCTCGTTATCCTTTTTGTAAGTATTTTAACCCGTTGTGCATTTTAAATAGTACTTAATTTCAATTTTCCGCAAAGAAAATTGAGTCGATCAATTTGTTTAAAACCAATTTGCCTTTATCAAAGATTTCTTCACCATAAGTTCGCCCGTCGAAGCGCTGAACGACAGAAAGGAAGATGAGTATATACAAGATCAATGCAAAAAGGGTAAAAAACAAAAAAACCTTAGAGTATCTTGGTAAAAACTTGTAAAGGGTATTTAGCAATTAATTATCTATTAATTCCCTATTCCTCTCGTTCAAATCGACGAAAATAGGGATATATAAGCAAATAATTCGGTAAAAATTCGCCTGTGGATCCGAACAAGGTTGTAAGCGAATTCGGATAAAATACCATGCAAACGAGCATCGGTTTGGAGCATCCTTTATCCTAGTCTCGTTCTATGTCCCTCCCCTGTACCTCCCTATGATCCCCGTGTGCGCCTCCTGATTTTCGGTATTTATGGGGAGGACAGGGAAGGAACCGGGGTTACTTTGCCAATTTCATCTTCTTCATGACTAGGAACAGGATCGAAAGACTTGGCACAATTTCGCTTGATCATAAGCTGGTCGCACACCTGTTAGAATAGGTCTCAAATACGCATTATCGGAGAAATGAACAACTTTTTACGCCCTATTATTAATCTGAATCATAAATCTTAAAATAGTACCATTACTATAAACTGAAGAGATTATAGGCTCGTTATTTCCGTCGTTTTGCATTTAGGTACTTCCGAACTGGTTTGTCGTAGAACTTCATTACTATATAGGCAAAAATGAGCATCAGGAGTGTGCCGCCGATGACGATCCATGTAAGTTCCGTTGAATCCGGTTGGTAGTTCATAAAGTAATTTCCGAATATCCAAATGCCGGCATAATGAGTCATATACAAGGGGTAGGACATGTCACCGGAAAAGGTACAGAATCTCTTGGAAAAGCTATTTGTTACTGTTCCAGCACCGAGGGAAACGAGCAAAGGGAAAAAGAAGAGTACAATTAAGTATTCCAACAACCAGCTCCAATTAGGAGAGGGTGCTAGAAAAGCGGCAGCCAAGAGGATGCTTAATCCGAAAAAGCCCAAATTATTGCGGATAATCCAGTTAAAACGATAAATTAACAATCCTGCTGAGAATGAATAAAAAATACGGGCGCCACCATGCCAGAAGGTATCTCCGTTCCATCCGCCCAGCAGATTGCCCGCATGAAAACTCACATAGAAGAGAATCCCAGCAGCTATCGCCGTAAGGACGATCAAAGCTTTCTTATTTAATCGGCAAAGGAAAAAAGCATAGATGATATTGGCAACGTATTCCCAGAACAGTGACCATGATGGGGCGTTTAAACCAAAATTATTATAGGCCCTTTCTTCCATAGAAGGGAAAGGGATCAGGAAAGCAGAGCAGATAAAAAGTAAGATAATGCGCCCGGTGTTGTACAGTTCGGACTCTCCGCTAAAGGGGTCAAATAAAAAGGCTAGCAGTCCTAATACCGATCCAAAGATCACCAAAGGGTGCAGTCTGATTAGCCGGGATTTGAAAAACTCCTTTATTCCCATAGTCTTGATCCGGTCATCATAGGCATAGCCAATTACGAATCCAGATAAGCAAAAGAAGAAGTCGACTGCCAAAAATCCGTGTCCAATAAAATTCTGGCTTGGATCAGGATATATCCATTCCATAAAATGAAATATGACAATAGCTAGAGCTGCAATACCCCTTAATCCGTCTAATACTTCAAAATGCTTCTTGCTTTTTAGGTATTCAGGCTTAGCATGCGACATAAATATTTTACTTTTTAGTTTGGACTATTCGTATTCGTTGAAAGAAGTAAATTATTTGCAGTATAACAAATTAAATTATTGACTAACGAGTCGCCTTTCTGGGAACTGATATTATTCAGGGTAAGTTCATATACATAACCCGCGTCAAGCTCTTCTAACTCTAACGAGATCTCGTCGTTTTCTATAATCGTTGCTTTTGTCACGGTCACTTCTTTTAAGTCCGTTTGCGGAGATCCGTACTTTTTATGATATTGATAGCGATACCTGCGGACTTTATAATTAGCCACATTTTCCGCTGCTTCTTTATTGACATTTTGTGTAAACTTCAGGTTGAATCCTGTGTGACTCAAGTTCATCGAGTAGATATCCATTGGTGCCTTTCCTGTATAAACGATGCGTTGAATCCCTCTTGATCCCGCCCATCCATATTCAGCCTGACCCACCCATAAACTGCCGTCAGGTGCAAAGGCGAGTCGATTATTGCCTTTCCTGAGGCTGTCACCATTTAGAAAAAATACACAAGCTCCTTGAATTGCCCCTTGAACTTCCTCTAGCATGACACGCACGATACGTCCGCTATTCATTTCGCCGACGAGAAGCTGTCCAGAGAAAGGACCAAACTTTCCATTCGTATTGTCAAGTAGCGGTTGAGTCGGAGAATTTGCGATGATTCCATGAGGAAAAAGAACAGCAGCTTTGGTCCTCATTTTATCTAATTCTTCTACAGGTCGGAGTAGGGGATTGTCTCCTTTCCATGAAGTTTTCCATACCAGACTAGAAGGATGTCCATAGAAATTCCCTTCTTCTATGTGATATAGAGCACTCGTTCCTACCCAGTCTCCCTGATTTTCTGTTACAAATAGATTTTGATCTGTATCAAACCCCATCCCATTTGGAGAACGCAATCCGCTAGCATAGGGTCGTAGTTCACCAGAATTATCCAATTTCATAACCCAACCTCGGTAGGGTACTGCTGAATACATTTGACCCTTTTGGCCCATGGATACGGTGTCTAGGTCGCCACGAACATGGGCAATGTTGGATCCCCCTGATGAAGCCGAATTGAGGCCAATAAATATATTTCCGTCTGCGTCGATAACAGGACCATAATTAAATTCATGATAGTTTCCCGTGATGCCGAAATCGTCCGTAACGGTTTCATACAGATCAGCATATCCATCACCATCGGTATCTTTTACCCTAGTAAGTTCGGGGCGTTGCATGACCAGTATTTCTGAGTCATTCACGATATGAATTCCCAACGGTTCATGTAAACCCTCGGCAAACATTTTCCACTCTTTGGTCTGAGGATTGTAAATCATTATTTCCCCTCTTAGAAACCCAGCTATAAGTCTGCCGTCAGAGAAAAAGTCGAGGGCACCGACCTGTGCGTCTACATTTTCTGGTGAAGGGATGTTCTCAACAAGATAAGGGACATCCGCATTTGATACACTTTTATCCGAACAGCTGGAAAAGTATATTAATGCAATGGATAGTATAACAAATAGTTTTTTCATCGAAATGTTACTTTTTCTTAGTCATGATAATTTTGAAACTCCTAGCTTCCTCAGGGTTTAATTCAAGAAAACCTTTGGACCAATTTCCCTTATTAGAGTAATGGATTGTTTGATCGGCTGAAGCGTAGAACCAAACTTTTTGCGAGGTATTCGGAATTCTGAAACTCCTTGTTAATTCACTTCCGTCCTTTGATTCTTTAATTAACTCGTAAACATCTACTCCATTTATCGTATAATGGAATTCAGGGTAACGATCAACAAGTTTATATCCTTTAAATTTTACGTCGGGTATATTTCCTTGGGTGCCGACCCGCAAAGGGTAGTCACTTTCGTCCCATTTTTTCTTACCCAGGACGATTGCCGTAGCCTGCTTGTGACCTGCCCATAATTTATCCATATTCAGAAACTCTCCCGTCCACGCATACCGAAATCGGCATTCAGCTGCATCCCAAGCATAAGATAGGTTGTTCGTGAGTCTGACAGCTATTACGGCAGGCCCAATATCATCGATAAATGTACGGTACAAATAGGGTGTAGACTTTTCAATATGATCAGCATGGTCTTGAGTCTCTTTATGCATCTGAGGGATATTCGGATCATCCGCTAATGGCGGCATCTCGTCACTGGTTACATACATGACGCCGAACATTACGAGCCCATGGCCGGGATAGGTACAAACGTATGGGTACGCACCCGTTTTAGATGGTGCAACAAAGTTAATAGACTGTTTTTCTCCAGGCGAAATAACCGGTATGGACCATAACACAGATTCTGATTGGGGGATGAAATCCATCTGGGGACCTTTGTCTTGTAAAGCATCGGCGGCTTTCACCACTTCCTCTCGCTTACCGGGCGCAGTAATCAGAAGATTATGATCCATGTCATCATTATTGATTAAAGTCAGGCTGACAGATGTTCCTGGTTTTACGCTAAACCTCAATTGATCAAACTTTAAACCTGGTACGGCACGCAATGTAATGTTGGTTTTTTCCGTTTCTTGTGCCATTCCTATTTGACAAAAAAATATTGTCAATAATAGGAGTAAGGATTTTTTTATATACACGATAGTTAATATTGTATTATGTAATCGGGTTGTTTAAAAGGTCTTGATAGTGGGTGGATGGGGTAAAAATACCGCCGCTTTTTTCAAAAAAATCATCATTTAGCTCAAAAGTGCCATTTTTCACCTCTGTCCACGATGCATCTGCGTGTGGATGGTAATTTTTCATTCTGTTCCAATCTTCGTAATTAACATTCCCATTAGTTTCCAATAGTCCCATTCCTAAACCGGGAAATGGTGCGAGCCGGCTTGCGATATTTTTATTCCATTCCAATAAAACAGGATTAACCGTTAAATCAGCACACGCACATGGGAGATTTCTATCATATGCCAATTTGGCTATCTTTAAAGTCTGGCTCAATGTTTTTGCTATTCCTTTGAGAACAAAACCACCATAACCTAATTCTATTTTTCGGAGCGCATCTTTCTCGTTATGAACACTTTCATCAGCTGCTACAAGGACACCTAGATCACCGACATGTTCTGTGTTGGTTTCTGCTAAAGGCTCTTCACAGAGAATAATTTGGTCGAAGGCACCGATTGATTTAGCATGTTCCAAATATTTTACTAAGGTAGCCTTCTTTTCGTATCGACCATTCGCGTCCAACGTATAGATCAGCTTACCGTCTCTTGTCTGATCGGTACGGTAATTTTTTAAAGTTTGATGAATTTCGGTCAACTTTTTCATATCCGCTTCCACCATTTCCTCTTGTGTGCCCGGTGCACCTGTTTTTATTTTAATGACGAAATATCCGTCTTCCACTTCTTTCTTTAATACCTCCATTGGAGTATTATAAGAAACCGCACACATGATTGCTATTTTCTTGTTCCGATGTGATAGTGTTTTTCTGTATGCTTCAGGAAGCATACTATCGAATGAGGAGAACTTATTTTCTTTAGCATATAGCAGCCAGACGGCGTTGTCCACGCTTACCAAAGCGTTATAAACGAAATTGATGTTTAAGTCAGTTTTTTGAGTAATTCGCTTAGCTTCAGAGTGTACTTCAGGAAGTATACGGTCCATTAATTCAATTGGATCCTTGAATGGATTTTCCTTTAAGATATGCAATGCTTTATTAACCGTTAGAAACATCAGCGCATTGCCTTCGGCTTCAGTGCAATCGACAAAAAGATCTGAGTCTGCATATAGAACGCTTTGCGTTGCAATACCTGTACCCGTATTTCCTGTTGTCGATTTGATCTGTGATACAATCTGCCAAAGCTCGGACAGGAAATTCCCTTTAAATCCATAGGGTGATGCGAGCTTCTCACGTTGAAAGTTAGCATTTATATAATCTATTGAGATCTGTTTATTTGAATTTGTCATAAAAAGCTTTTCGCTCAATAGATCGAGACTTGAAGTGGAAGCTAAAACGGCTGCTGATTTAAGGAAATCTCGTCTATCGATCATTCAGTTATTGATTAGTTGGTTGTAATAATATTTGATTCTAAAAGTACACTTTTTGCATTATTGTCAATCGCAGCCTTCGTTCCGGTTCGTATTGTATTTCCACGTACGACTGTTTCTGCACATTCTCCTTGAAGAGCAATTCCTGATATCATCCTTGGTTGTTTCAAATCCTCTGTAATGATACAGTCTGTAACCATAATGCCTTTGCTATCGATGACCTGTATCCCATGATACCGGGCATCTTTGATTTGGTTATTATTGAGACTAATATACTTACTTTCTCTTACTAATACCGAACCTCCCACTTGTTCATCTCCTGCTTCAGAGCCCTCTACTATATTATTGTTAAAGATAATATTCTGTCCATGCTCGATCATTACGCCACCAGACTTGGATGGTTTAAGATAATAGTCTTCATTGCGGTCAATAATATTGTCACTCATAATGATATTTTTGCTGTTTTTGACTACGATATTCCGATCATAGCCTCGCATAAAAGTATTTCCAATAATACTGATACCTCTGCTCTGAACCAAATCAATATTAAAATCTTGATTCCCGATATGGTTCCCGGTAATGCTCCATAGACCTATTTTATTAGCGTTGCTAGCACTTCCTATAAATCGGATGTTGGCTCCTCCGGGACTGTAGATGGCCTGGATGGTATTGCCAGATATCGTCCCCTCCCTTACACTGCTCCCCTCTTGACTGCAATCAATCAAAATATCTGCGGATACAACACCTTCTGGATCACAGTTATATTCAATGTCATTTCCGGTAATCTGAAAATTTCGGATTGAACTACCAGAGACTTTAATTCCTCCCTTTTTACAATAACTTATGTGGCTGTCGCTGATAATAAATTGGTGGATATCGACATCATCTAAAAAGACTCCGATACCGCTTGCGTTATAGATATGGCAATTATCGATGATAATGTTTCGATTTCGCGAAGTTAAGTGGATACCATTTCGCACGTTCCTGATCAGGACACCACGTATCGTTGGTTGCATGGTATTTCTGAATTCCAGTCCGTCAGCTTTTTCGTTTAATCCCAAAATCTCAAGATCCGAGACCATCGGCATTCTTTCCTTTTCCCAAGTAATTGGCTTTACTGTTGAGGGCAGAGCCGAGCCTTTATCGTGCGAACCAATAAATCGAAATGCTGGTCCTTCGCCTGCCATTAAAATTTTACCGGTGCCACCGTTTCCCGATACACTAAGTGTGCCATGTTCGGAAAGCCTAATTTCTATCGTGCGGGTAATTTTATATTCACCTTTTGGAAACTCTATCTGCCCATTAACACTGTTCTGTATCGCTTTAAGAATCGCTTCCGTATCATCGGTTTTCCCATCCCCCTTTGCTCCGAATTCTTTGACATCTGCTGCCCAACTTGACAATGTTAAAAATAGAGTAAAAATTATCAGAGCAAGCCTGCAGGGAGAATAGTTTTTGTTTGTGTGTTTTAATATATTATTCATATGATTTTTTCTTTTCGCGAGACCTTTGGAAGTAATCATCTACAAGCTCAATCTTAAACTCTTCGACCATCTGCTTTGCACTTACGTTATCATTTTCACTGGTAACAAGTACAACGCCAACTTCTCCGGGATCGGTAATTTCCACGGTGTTGTTGTACTTTTTCTTTAGTTGTCTCAGTTTTAGCCTATTGTAATCCAAGTGAGCTAATTCATAATCAAGATTTACGTCAGCGACAGTAAAATTAAAATAATTAGTTGAACTAGCTACGATTTCACCAATCGGGTTGCGTATTTGCGACGGGGCGCCGCGACCGCTAATTGATCCGACAAAATAAGCACGACAGGTATAGGCCCAATCACTTTGTAC from Pedobacter indicus carries:
- a CDS encoding lipocalin family protein; protein product: MKSVRNLLPFIFALLFVVSFVSCDKDEDKIEKDRNTLIQGTWLLYAAGKDGNGDGRISDAEKEYARDGRIFELTLSADGKGAVYEDYTDEGAVTTTFNWEWSGDDVIVLTDTEGEEESIRINIYMLTETELGVYGGLDEFDSDTVLFFNKKS
- a CDS encoding phytoene desaturase family protein is translated as MYKTDFDSVVVGSGPNGLAAAITLQQQGKSVLLIEAKKQIGGGLRSEELTLPGFLHDVCSAVHPMASVSPFLNSLPLADFGVDFIFPEVSVAHPLDDGRAAVLTKSLEYTASGLGADSHAYLDLMRPILEAWSKLSKDILSPLLKIPSHPSAMVKFGWLGLSSALSLSRRFKTTEAKALWAGMAAHSMQPLSKSTTSAVGLVLQATGHIKGWPIVIGGSQRIADALSSYFLSIGGKIETGIYIKSLSQLPSSKVVMFDVTPKQLLEIAGHRFSSIYQWQLKKFRYGMGIFKVDWALDAPIPFMSADARRAGTLHLGNTIDEIRMSEQSAYKGRHSEAPFVLLSQPSLFDYRRAPVGKHTAWAYCHVPKGSTVDMRNVIEKQVERFAPGFKDRILATHTFNTEQLEKYNPNYIGGDIGGGVMDIRQLFNRPALFSPYRTGVKGIYMCSSSTPPGGGVHGMCGYHAARRALKDVFGINLK
- a CDS encoding GH92 family glycosyl hydrolase, which translates into the protein MKRFNISLVFIFFSIYTAVAQSIPKKTPVDYVNPTMGNISHLLVPTYPTIHLPNGMLRVYPERSDYTSDQIKGLPLIISSHRGRSAFNLSPVQGLDESELQAVYHFTYDNEEIRPYHYQVTLDEKNTKIEFAPSAQSAFYEIRFADDKPAYLIFNTIDGDIRIEGNKVYASQKLANNTVVYLFAETDVKPEKAGFLELGDGINPKLVEKKGENVAMAFRFAEGIKDVKFRYGVSFISADQAEKNLRREIPDFNLDALVAKGRSAWNEALGKIAVEGISEDDKTVFYTSLYRCFERPVSITEDGRYFSAFDGEVHQDDTPFYTDDWIWDTYRATHPLRILIDHETESDIINSFLRMAEQMESFWLPTFPEITGDSRRMNSNHGIVTIADAWAKGLRSFDLEKAYEASKNAVLEKTLAPWSADSAGWLDEFYHTKGYIPALHPGEEETVPEVHSFEKRQPVAVTLGTAYDEWSLAQIATMLNKKEDAEYFSEKALNYRNIFNAETAFFHPKDKDGNFIEPFDYRYSGGQGAREFYGENNAWVYRWDVPHNVADLISLMGGRDQFNKNLDQTFREPLGKSKFDFYSQLPDHTGNVGQFSMANEPSLHIPYLYTYSGQPWMTQKRIHTLMDQWFRNDLMGVPGDEDGGGMSAFVVFSMMGFYPVTPGMPVYTIGSPFFEKATIHLSNGNEFVVVAKNYSPKNKYIQSASLNGRKLDKPWFAHEDLEKGGVLEFVMGDTANKQWGASEESAPPSFRY
- a CDS encoding DUF4886 domain-containing protein produces the protein MKINRKVFLRLFVLSLALSAGLQVNIAATYFDVKGGDTNGDGIVKVLAIGNSFSDDAVEHHLYGLARAGGKTVIIGNLYIGGAPLEKHYNNALSDAKAYSYRKIDTNGVKVVTKNTSISQALDDEDWDYISFQQVSSLSGKFETFKEHLPFVFSYVKERVKNPDVEYLLHQTWAYEQTSTHKGFANYDNDQMKMYEAIVSTYAKVKDMIGADAVVPAGTAIQNARTSSIGDHFTRDGYHLDLNIGRYTASSAWYEIIFGESVIGNSYRPEAMSEKEVKIAQKAAHAAVKKPKKVTKLKRL